The Papaver somniferum cultivar HN1 unplaced genomic scaffold, ASM357369v1 unplaced-scaffold_114, whole genome shotgun sequence region ttaaaaataccaaaataaaaccctaaaaaaactaaCTCAAAAACGAAACAACCATTCTTCTTCCCCCACCGTCACTTTCTCCCCACCTCTACCACCCGCCACCACCTCCAACCACCGATTCTccacaattattttttttgttttttaaaatttCTAAGTCGATTTGATTAATTATTGGAAGATTCATTAGTGGACATATCAGACAGTTGATCAGTTTCCTCCCACCATTTTAATGAAACCcagactttttttcttttcttttgaagacGTGTTGATATCATTTTTTGATCGATTGATTGGAACCGATTATAGAACATGATATAGAGATAAAGTTGATGTCCCAATAGTGTTAGATCATGGGTTTTCAAGACTGAAGCAAGAAATCTGGTTTAGGAAATTCATGACATCTAGTTTAGGAAATTCATCTTTGAACTCCGGTTCCCTGAACAGCGATTTTGTATAATATTTGGGCACTCTTCCCGGTGAATATTTGATGCAGCCCCCTATCACCGATGAATCACAAACATTTCGTATGATGCAATCGAAGAATTTAAACCCTTATGTAGTGAATCTTATTAGCCTATTACTTACTTGGTGCACTGCCTCTATATTTGTGATTTTAATCTTTACCACTTTTTCGTCGCTAGAGTGGGAGGGGATATACTGGCATTTGGGTGTGGATTGGAGTTCGGAGGGGCTTAATAATGGTGCGGTGCCTCCACAGGAAGAAATACAGTCAAATTATGCTTGACTTTTTATAGGTGGTAAATAGGGgaaaataaaattgaagaaataaaattgTTAGAAATCTTAAGGTAGGTGGCAATTTGGAAAAATATGGGTGGCAAATAGGTGAAACCAAATTAAATTACAGATTATTTTTATACCCTTGAGTAAGTGGATGTCATATATTTACCTATGTAAGTGTACTTTACCAGTTGCGAGTATCCGTACTACATAGCTCAAGAGTCAAGAATGACAAAGTTAAACGCTAGTTTTTCTCCTATTTTactaaaattcaaaattcaaaaacccAGTTTGGGGCAGGGCCGATTGATAGTATTTTCCTTtttgacgagtttcgaactctGGTCGTTGAACGCTAGCATTGATGGTATGAACCAGTTGGGTATTTAAATGCGACACCAGTATGTAATTCTGTAAGTAGTCCAAAGGAGAACCAGTTGCTtctcatcaaaaacaaaaaacagaacCAGTTGCTAGCTAGTTCCGTTATTCATCTTCAGCATTTCATACAATAAACCACAATATCATGATGAAGGTTTGTGTAAGTTCTAGAGAAAAAATTAAACCTTCTCGTCCAACTCCAGGTCACCTCAAAACCCATAAACTATCATTTCTCGATCAGGTTGCAGCTCGAATTTACGTTCCTCTCCTTCTTTACTATGCCGGCAACAAAGAAAATGTCGATACTGACACTCGTTGTAATATAATTAAGAAATCCTTAGctgaaacattaacaaaattctaCATCTTGGCTGGTAAGATCGTAAATGATGAAATCGAAAGATTTGTGAATTGTAACGACGATGGGGTGGATTTTTGCGTAACCAAAGTAAGTAATTGTCAACTCTTCCAAGTAATTAAAAGACCTGATATATTTGATCAAGTGACACTATTCCTCCCTTTTGATCCATGTGATAATGAAATTACTGCGTCTGGGGATTTCTTGCTCTCTGTTCAAGTTAACGTTTTCGAGGATTGCCGTGGAATGGTGATAGGTTTGTGCATTAACCACAAGGTAGCTGACGCATCTTCAATCACCACATTCGTGAACTACTGGGCTACAATTGCTCGTGGTCTGGTTTTAAACGTTGATGATCGACAAATCCAAGATCCTTGTTTCCAAGTGCAATCTATTTTtccacaaaaagaaaaaggaatcgGTTTCAAAATTTCCTCGTCCTCGATAGATGGAACACTGGTGACTAAGAAATTTGGGTTCGAGGCTTCCAAATTAGCAGAACTTAAAGAAAGATGCAAGTTCACCACTGAACCTGAAGATGGATACAAGCCGACGCGTGTTGAAGCCTTATCGGCTTTCTTATGGAAGTGTTTCATAGACATAGACCAAGCCAAACTCAAGGGAGTTGCTCGTACAAAGGTTTATTTAGCAACAAATGCAGTAAATATGAGGTCAAGGATGGTTCCGCAGTTGCCTACAAGCTCCTTCGGCAATATAATCTCCATCACAGATGCAGTATTCAGCATAAATAACGATGACAGCACTGGCATAAATGATCCATACTATCCGAAACTGGTGCGAAAATTTAGGGACGCCATAAAGAAAATCGATAGAGACTACATAGAAGCTTTGCGTAGTACGGATTTACTCCTAAATAACATGATGAAGTTGATTGAACATGTTTTAAGCGGTCATACATTGTCGATATACTTCAGTAGTTGGTGTAGGTTTCCACTATATGAGACAGATTTTGGTTGGGGAAAGCCAATCTGGGTTAGTACTTGTACAATTCCTCAGAAGAACGTAATCGTGTTAATGGATTCAAATTCTTCGGCAGATGGAATTGAAGCATATGTAACCTTGGCTAAAGAAGACATGGGAGAATTGGAACATCACGAGGAACTCCTTGCACTTATTTCCTAATTATATATAGGGGCATTTTGATTAATTGTTGTTGCCAAACtagggcttttttttttttgtttgtgtgtGTGTGAAGCATAAACTAGGCCAAGTTGATCAGATGCAACCTTGGCTGAAGAAGACAATGTAGAATTTGAACATCACGACGAACTCGTTGCACTtatttgttatttatttatttatttgttttgtttttgttaatctatcctccaaaaataaataaaggttTTCCTTATTTACCATTTACACCTTTCTTATTCGCCACTTACATAAATTAGCATCCCTACTTATCCTATTTTAATATAAAATTGTAAATAATAACTTATAAGTACATGTTGACTTTTTGTTTAGATTTAGTCCTATGGGTTAGATTTGGCTGTTGGATTAGCCAAAAAGCGTTGCAGATTACACAAAAACGTTGGATATTCTTTGACACTACTTCTTTTTCTAGATATATCTCGCATTCTAGCTAGTCGCGAGATAGTTTCGCTGAATGGTTTAGCGCAgagaaaatcaacttttcgatgTTTGGTTCACAGCAGatagatttattttttgatcagaCAGTTGAGATGGTTCCGTTGTTCCATTCAGCACAACCTAATTCTACTTTTCGTTGTTCCATTCAGCGCATCTAGATACCATATTAGAATGATCATAAGACTTAGATAGGTATTCGAGCTGCCAATATAAATGATAGATTAGAACACCATCTCCAACCTAAGTTACAAAGAAAGAAACCCTAAGTTGCAAATTAAATCTTCTTCTCCGTCTCCAcccatcgaccaccttcttctaTTCCATCTCCACACACCAACCACCACCTTCACACAACTTTcttatttcaaaaataaaaccaACTGGAAAAACAAAGTTGAAAATTCATTGTCGGGCAACTATGACCACTTGGGACAGTCGTAGTACGATTACTACGACTTTTTTTTATCGTTCAAATAGCGACGACTGAAATTCAGAACTTACAAATCCGTGGTCGTCAAATTCTGGGTGACTAAAATACGTAGTCGTTAATTTCCGGACCACTACGACTGTCCAGAATAGTCGTAGTACACACATTTATTGAAGTTCTTCCTCTCTAAAGGTATGATTATTAATCTGAAATTCATTTCATcaataaattgattactttcataATTCATTAACACATACAAACAAATTGAATACTTTTATTGGTTTtgataaattttaaaaattaaacATTACTAAATTTACACATTTGTTAATTTGAAATAACACATCTGTTAATTTTGAATTAGCACAATTTTTTTGAATGTTTGATTCGTCTAAACGATGAAGCGCAGGTAAATAATAAATTTTTGGGATAACATAATTAAAAGGAACCCTAATCTTGGGTTAATAATTTCCTaatgaagaaggagaagaaataagaaaaacaaaatgatCTTTTTAATGAAAAGTGAAATTAATGGAAAACAAGAAAAGTGATAAATATTATGGTcaaatttaatttgatttttgtatgtggtaaataggaaaaagtAAAATTGAAAAACAGAATCACTTTTAATATTCGAAAGGAAGCAGCAAATACAAAAGCGTGTGAAAAATAAGTGAAATTTAAATGAGTGCATCTGTTTGCGCCCCCAATAAACCATGGGTGCATTTTCCTCCCATTGTTATTGGTTCATATTTAACTCtagttattatttttattttacttttatatctCTTGGTGCATGCTTTAACACTTGCCtcatttcactttttttttctgatttataccttcatcagatgaagatcttctATTCTCCAGAAATTTTAATCTACTGCTCCGTTGTAGTTGTTTATTGTCAATTCAGTTAGAATATCTTCTGTCTCGGTTCCTCTGCTTAAGTTTCCAAACAAATAATTACCGTAAAATCTATATATACATATTTCTTACCGTAGATGCTGAAGAAATGTTAATCCCTTGATCCTTTCATTATGAGGTTTCACTATTTTTTTGATGTAAAAAGTTTAAATTTATATTGAAatgaaaaaagaaacaagaataGAAGACGCCTGGCGTACAAGGGGGGTGGAGAAAGAAACCCAAACCAAAAACCACATGTAGTTTCATCTTTTCTGATGGATATACCCAAGTAGATATAACGATTATAAAACTACTAACATTAAATATTCgaagagaaacaatatgtaaagaACAAAAAGTAAAAATCAACACAAGTATTTAACATGTTTCGAGTTTTTTTGACCTACATCCACGGTGGAGAAAAATATCTATTCTTATTATTAAAGTTCTTATCCTTAGATGAATTACAAATATAAGTTAGACTTTTCactttttctttctctaaatcTACCTATAAAATTCTCTATAGAAAGACCATCTATGATTACATTCCATTTTCCTTCTCCATGgtctggtatttatagacaaactAAACTCGTGAATACATGATTTCGTGTTGCTGGGTTGGTGACGCTATCGTACATCTTATCATCGCTCGGACGAGTTCTCTATTACTCTCCATCAGAGTATATCGTTTGATACTACGCTCCGAGTTGTATCGCATTGTTCATTCATCACATTtctccttctaaggaagcatcgtACTACACCTTCTTCAGGTCGTACTGCTAATTGTCCTTCATCCGAGCTTCTGAAAAGATGTACCTTCGTCCACAGCTGTACCGCACCTCTTCTGATTCTCATTAAAAATGTTTTGCTCTTTTTTTAAACTTGACCGTCTGGGTGATTTAACTACTCCTTACACGCGTTTTTCATGTGGCTATGTAGCAGACGTCTCGGTTCAGATGCAATCACTTTTTGAGGCATTGATAAGTCCCAACTAGTCTAACATCTCTTCCTATAGAATATGACTTATTGGTTTACACAGATATATCATTTATCAAATGATATGATCCTTATCGACCAAAATCAAAAGTATACTATTAGTAAATATTACGTTTGttaaaatgatataatcggatcCTTATTGAATTTTttaatggaaagaaaaaaaagtctCAATAACTTttcttcaccaccaccaaccaaccATAAGCAAGGAACAATCaataacgattttttttttcttttgtaattaTCAAAAGTAAGTGTTTTACTTGGATTTTGTAGACATTTTTTCTTGATCTATTTAGACTTGTATGGCCTAAAGAAGATTTATGTTTTGGTTGTTCAAATATGATATGAGTCTCAAAATTAAGATGTTGTAACTGCTTCAATCTCATATCCTCCGTTTATGCTCTATAGTGTATAGTAGTCATAAAGAATTTAAGGAGGGATGGATTATTAATGTGTAATACATAATTTCAGTATGTTGAGTCCAAATTTGTGTAATACATAATTTCAGTATGttgagtccaaatttgtgcacccatATACCGGGGTGCACGTTACACCTTTTTCTACTCGTTGattattttttccaaaaccaCCTCGTTTTTAGTTTAttacttttcttgttttgttaaattttttgttgttcaaggaaaat contains the following coding sequences:
- the LOC113328656 gene encoding vinorine synthase-like; this encodes MMKVCVSSREKIKPSRPTPGHLKTHKLSFLDQVAARIYVPLLLYYAGNKENVDTDTRCNIIKKSLAETLTKFYILAGKIVNDEIERFVNCNDDGVDFCVTKVSNCQLFQVIKRPDIFDQVTLFLPFDPCDNEITASGDFLLSVQVNVFEDCRGMVIGLCINHKVADASSITTFVNYWATIARGLVLNVDDRQIQDPCFQVQSIFPQKEKGIGFKISSSSIDGTLVTKKFGFEASKLAELKERCKFTTEPEDGYKPTRVEALSAFLWKCFIDIDQAKLKGVARTKVYLATNAVNMRSRMVPQLPTSSFGNIISITDAVFSINNDDSTGINDPYYPKLVRKFRDAIKKIDRDYIEALRSTDLLLNNMMKLIEHVLSGHTLSIYFSSWCRFPLYETDFGWGKPIWVSTCTIPQKNVIVLMDSNSSADGIEAYVTLAKEDMGELEHHEELLALIS